A genomic region of Capra hircus breed San Clemente chromosome 21, ASM170441v1, whole genome shotgun sequence contains the following coding sequences:
- the LOC108638532 gene encoding myeloid-associated differentiation marker-like codes for MPTRRTSPEVDAICWVFWLLRLPQLFCTCVAFSLVADMGIWRGAVGNWAMSFWCVCFAMTLIISIVELYRRWSDFPFFWHNICVTYTCYAALICLSASIMYSITHVQFLPYGPYRDRAIAATAFSCIASVLYVVEVAGLWAWYELKEIFFYEHTTRALLKVLETFVAGVIFAFLSSTSLYLHQPALEWCVAVYSICFILAAVVLLLGQAEWKYMPPRPFSIFQLVLSLFSVLLYISALVLWPLYQFSEEFGGLPQRFMDMSCSDELSYDMCAWDQCLAVAVLTAINLLVYMADLGYWARQVSVGTENVSSAPNSVQSHLVTSQSEDIL; via the coding sequence ATGCCCACCCGGAGGACATCCCCAGAAGTGGATGCCATCTGCTGGGTGTTCTGGCTCCTCCGCCTGCCGCAGCTCTTCTGCACCTGCGTGGCCTTCTCGCTTGTGGCCGACATGGGCATTTGGAGAGGGGCCGTAGGTAACTGGGCCATGTCCTTCTGGTGCGTCTGTTTCGCCATGACCCTCATCATCTCCATAGTCGAGTTATACAGGCGCTGGTCTGACTTTCCTTTCTTCTGGCACAACATCTGCGTCACCTACACATGCTACGCTGCCCTCATCTGCCTCTCAGCCTCCATCATGTACTCCATCACCCACGTCCAATTCCTGCCTTATGGTCCTTACCGGGACCGGGCCATCGCCGCCACTGCTTTCTCCTGCATTGCGTCTGTGCTGTATGTTGTAGAAGTGGCCGGGTTGTGGGCTTGGTATGAGCTCAAGGAGATCTTCTTCTATGAGCACACCACGCGAGCCCTGCTGAAGGTGCTGGAGACCTTCGTGGCTGGTGTCATCTTTGCCTTCCTCAGCAGCACCTCCCTGTACCTGCACCAGCCGGCCCTGGAGTGGTGTGTGGCCGTGTACTCCATCTGCTTCATCCTGGCAGCTGTGGTCCTCCTGCTGGGCCAGGCTGAATGGAAATACATGCCGCCCAGGCCCTTCTCCATTTTCCAGCTAGTGCTCAGCCTGTTCTCCGTCCTCCTCTACATCAGCGCTCTGGTCCTCTGGCCGCTCTATCAGTTCAGTGAGGAGTTCGGCGGACTGCCCCAGCGGTTCATGGACATGAGCTGCAGTGATGAGCTCTCCTACGACATGTGCGCCTGGGACCAGTGCCTGGCTGTGGCCGTCCTGACAGCCATCAACCTGCTGGTTTATATGGCCGACCTGGGGTACTGGGCCCGCCAGGTTTCTGTAGGGACTGAGAATGTCTCCAGTGCTCCTAATTCTGTCCAGTCCCATCTGGTGACTTCACAGAGTGAAGACATCCTGTGA